The Candidatus Nanogingivalaceae bacterium DNA segment GGTTCTTTCTTATGGTACATTCCTAAACGATGTAATTAACTTTTTGGTTATTGCTTTCGTTGTTTACTTTGTGCTTTTGTTCATTGAAAAACTTTTTGTTGACGATGAAGAAGAAGCAGCAGAAGCTGAAAAGGCGGCTAAAAAATAATTTTTTATGGATAGGCTGAAAGCTCGCACGGGCAATATTTTAGATGAGCTTGAAAAAGCGAGCTTGAAGCTTAATCTTGAAGATAAGAAACAGCAACTAAATAACCTCGAAAGCGAAGTTTCAAATCCCGAAATTTGGTTGAATCCTTCTGTTGCGCAAGAAAAAATTAAAAAACTTGCCAATCTAAAGAAGGAAATTCATCCTTGGGTTGTTTTGAGAACGCAGGTCGAGGATATTTTTGAGTTGATAAATCTTGGTGATGAAGATCTCATAGAGGAATTCGAAAGTCAAATTTGTCAGTTCGAAAATGATTTTAAAGAGTTGCAAAAACAACTTCTTTTTAGCGGAGAATTTGATCACGGAGATGCAATTGTGCGTATTACGTCTGGTGTTGGCGGAACCGACGCACAAGATTTTGCCGAAATGCTTGAGCGAATGTATTTGCGCTGGTCGGAGAAAAATGAATTTAAAACTGAGCAGATTGAGCGCAGTACTGGTGAAGAAGCTGGAATAAAAACCAGTGTTTTTGAGGTTCAAGGGTTAAACGCTTATGGTAAACTTCGCAGCGAAAACGGAGTGCATCGTTTGGTACGAATTTCACCATTTAATAGTGCTGGAAGCCGTGAAACTTCTTTTGCACTGGTTGAGATTTTACCAAAAATTGATGCACCCGAACAAGTTGAGATTGCCGAAAAAGACTTACGAGTTGATGTTTATCGTTCTGGTGGAAAAGGCGGGCAGGGCGTGAACACGACTGATTCGGCAGTTCGAATCACGCACTTGCCAACCGGAATTGTTGTAGCGATTCAAAATGAGCGTTCGCAGACTCAAAATAAAGAGACCGCTATGAATATTTTACGTGGAAAGCTTGTGCAGATGAAAATGGAACAGCATGCGCAAAATCTAAGCGAACTTCAGGCTGGAAAGTCTGCTGATTGGGGCTCACAAATTCGAAACTATGTTCTCAACCCTTATAAATTAGTGAAAGACACTCGAACAAAATATGAAGAAAAAGATGTAGATAAAGTCCTAAATGGTGAAATCGACGGATTTATTTACGCCTTTTTGGAATATTCTGAAGAGTAAAAAACTTAAGCATATTGACAAAATGCTGTTTTTGTGATATTATTTAAGTATTAATAAAAAATAAAACAAAAATATGAAAAAATTTAATACACTACAAATAGCAGAAACTTCCGAAAACGTGCAAGAATCAATAGATAACCCGCTTCCAAAAGAGAAAGCGCGAGGTTTAGGTGGTGCAATTTTGGAAATTTCTGAAAAAACTAAGCATTTTTCGAAAAAGCGCGAACGGTTTACGTATTTAAACAATCCAGATAGCCAAGAAGCGAAAGAGCATCTTGAAGATGAAATTGCGCTTAAAAACCGTCGTCAAGAAGAAATCGAAAATGGCTATTTTGACGAGAAAGATGATTTCATCGTAAATCCAAAAGACTATAGAATTCTTTCGAAACAATTAGTTAACGGTGCTGGAAAAGCCGGAATCGATCTGGTTGCTTCAAAATATCTAAAACATGGAATTGCGCTTGCAGATATGGCTTCTCGATATGATACGGTTGTTTATCTCGACAAATCTGCACGACCGCTTGATGGCCTAGCTCGAAAAGTTCTTAAAAATGTAATGCCAGATAAAAAACGGCCAGATTCAAAATTTTTGAACATCGACAGAAATCAGATTTTCACGGAGCTTGGGTTTGGTATTCGTGATGGCTATTTTAGTGATGGAACGGAAGGGAATAAACTGGCTGAAACAAGTCACTTTATTAACCGTTGGCAAATGGGAACTTCTCAAGAAACGAAAGACCGAATTTTAGCAGCGGTTCGTTCACAATTTTTAGACAAAGATGCTGAAATTGACATGAACGCATCAGAGGGTGAGATTATTCAGCAGATTTTGAAAGCGAAAACAACAGTTGAAGGTAAAAAAGTGATTGCGGTTGATGAAACTAGCTTTTCGGGTGCTACAATTGGCGTAGCTGGATTTCTGCTTAAGAAAGCCTTGCCGGAAGCTAAAGTTAACGAAAAAGGTTTTACTTTTTGGGAAAGTGAAGACAAGCAAGTTAAGTCTGAAGTTAATGGCGAAGTTAAATTAGTTCACGGTTCCGTGCCTGTTTGGTATGATAAAAATGACGATTTTGGCCGTGGTATTGGTGAGCGTAGCGAAAGCTATCACACTCGTCGTTTCGAAAATAATCCAACGCGATTAAACCTACTTCGAAAAGTTGGTGCTTCTGTTTTAGCTTCACCGCACCGTGATATTGATGAAAAATATCTTCGAGATGATAAATATGAAGATTTAATGTATGACTTTGACCAGTTAATACATGACTATAAAGCTAATAAAATTTTAATTTCAGCGCCAATAACAAATTATGAAAGTCTAGATATTTTTTACGATTTGATGGACGCGCAAGCTGAAAGTAAAAACTTAGAATTTAAAGATTTAGTTGAAATGAATAAAGTTCGAAACGAACATCGTAAAGAGATTTCCGAATTTGAGACATTTAAAAAGCCCATGTAAAATGGGCTTTAGCTTTGTGCAATTTTTTTAATTTTGATTTTAGCTTCAGTCTGATCGTTTAAAAGATTTAATTCAAATCGCTGTTTTTCGTTTATAGCGATTTTTCCTTCAATGCGAATATAGTTTTCATACTGTTTTAAAAAATCAATTACAGCAGAGAATTCGCCATTCTCGGTTTTTAGTCGAACTCTATGCGGCAGTTTGATTCCGCTCGAAGCTAGATTACGAAAAATTTGCACATTTTTTATGGTTAACAACAAATAAAAGAACCTCCTTTTTTGGAATACCTATATAATAACATTTTTTATATAAAAAGTCAATATGTAGATTATTTAGCTAAAATTAAAAACTTTAAAAAACTCTTGCAATAAAAAAGCGTATACTGTATAATTAAAAAGGTTGGCTCTTTAGCTCAGTTGGTAGAGCAGAGGCCTGAAGAGCCTTGTGTCCCCAGTTCGAGTCTGGGAGGAGCCACCAATTTTTTGATAAATTCCGCTTTGGCGGTTTTTTTTATTTTTTCGAAAATCAAATTAAAAGCACTTGAAAATTTTAAAAACATAAGTATAATGGTAGTATGAATAGATTCAAAAAAGGTGCAGTAGAAGGCTCAACAATTGCAATTATTCTTTTGAGCATTGGATTTGCTGGTGCGGGTTCATTTGGTATTTGGGCTTATATTCAATATAATAATTCTAAAACCGATGTTGATGGTCAAATCAGCCTTGCCGTAGCTGATGCAAAAAGAAAACAACAAGAAGATGATGAAAAGAAATACAACGAGGAAAGGCGAAAAACTGTTAAAGAATTTCGTGCCCCAGAAGATCTAGGAAAAGTAACGTTTAGTTATCCAACATTCTGGAACCAATACGTTGAATCAAACGGTTCTGACCGTAAAGGCTTCTTTGCTTATTTTTACCCTGAATCAGTCCCACCAGTTCCAAAGGACGAGCGAACTACACAACGATTTGGATTGCGAGTATTCATCTACGAAAAGAACATGGACGAAGTTCTCAAAGAATTCAACGAAGCAATTAAAAAAGGTGAGCTTTCTTCTGAGACGGTAACTGTTAATGGTTATCCAGCAACCAAGATTGCAGGTTTGTTCCCAGGACCAGAAAAGAACAATCGAATCCGTGGAACAGCTTATTACTTTAAATTAAACAACAAAACGTTAATGATTCGAACAGACGCTGATACTTACAATAATGTTTTGAATGAAAACGTTTTGAGCACTCTAAAAATTAATGACTAGCTTTAAAAAATAGCAAAAATTTGCTATAATAAAAGCATGAATGAGCGGGAGTTTTTAAATCTGGTAGCAAAAGAAAGTAGTTTTCTTGTTGCTGCTCACGAGATGAAAACCCCGCTTTCTATTATCCGGCAACTTTCGTTAACTTTAAATGATGATGGTACTGAAATTTCGGATGATGAACGATCGCGAATCCTTCGCCAGATCGATATAACTAGCGAAAGAGCTTTACGATTAGTTCAGGATTTAACTAAAATTTCAAAGCTTGAAGATGCGATGTTTGAGCTGGAGCCAATAAATTCTAAAAAAATTTGTTGCGATGTTGTTTCTGAAATTTCAGATGTATTTAAACTCCACAATCGAGTTATCAGATTTAAAAATGTACGAAAAAATGAACTTATTGTTGCAAATTATGAACTTTTGCGTTCAGTTTTGATGAATTTTTCAGATAACGCGCTTTATTCTTCGAACGAAAAAACTGAAGTTGAAATCAAGGTTTCGAACATTGGTGAAAAGGTTCGAATTTCTGTGCGTGATTTTGGTGATGAATTGCCACTTTCAATTTGGCGCGCCGTTAAAAAGCAAAATCATCAACCCGTGCAGGCCAGCTCACGTCCGCAAAGTTCGGGTTTGGGTATTTTTATTGCGCAAAGTTTTGCTACGGCAATGGGTGCTAAAATTGGTGTAATTCGCCACCGCAACGGAAGCACATTTTATATAGATTTAAACCGTTCTGGTCAATTGAGTTTGTTGTGAAAAAAATTTTAATTATTGAAGATAATGTGATTTTGGCTGAAAATTTTGAGCGAATTCTACGCAAGAATTTTGAAATTTCGCACGCCAATTCAGCCGAAAAGGCAATTTTAAAAATTAATAAAAGGTTGCCAGATTTGATTCTTTTAGATATTCTGCTTGAAGGTCATTCGGCATTTGCGCTACTAAACGAGCTCCAAAGTTATGCTGATACGGCAAGGATTCCAGTTGTCGTTTGCTCAGACTTAGCAGCTGAACTCGAAATGGAAAGTTTAAAACATTTTAACGTTCGGGATATTTTTGAAAAATCACAGTTTCAACCACGAGAGTTGCGAGAAAGAATAAGTGAGATTATAAATGAATAACACACGAAAAAAAACTTTAGCGATAGTCCTGCGACGAACTGATTTTGGCGAGGCTGATCGAATCGTAAATTTATTAACACCAAGCGGAAAAGTGAGCGCAATGGCGCGTGGTGTTCGAAGACCAAAATCGAAACTTGCTGGTGGAATCGAATTTTTTGCGCTAAACGAGGTTGTTCTAATTGAAGGGAAAAGTGAAATGCGCACACTTTCCTCGGCGCGAATGCGAGAATTTTTTGGTGAAATTTTAAAGGACTTCGAGCGAACCGAGTTTGCATATCAGGCGATAAAAACGATTTCTTGGCTTTGCGAACAGATTGAGAGTGGTGATTTTTTTGAAATTCTATTAACAGTTTTTCGAAGTTTAAATAATTTTGAGATTGACTTAAGTCTAACGAAAAAATGGTTTAATTTAAAGATGGCTGAATTTTCTGGTGATGAAATCAACCTTGAAAGCGACAAGAATGGTAAACCCCTGCAGGCAGATTTAACTTATAGCTTCGATTTTTATGATAAAGTTTTTGTTGAAGATAGTGAAGGTGATTTCAATGCTAATCATATAAAATTTTTAAGATTAATGCTTTCTAGTCAGCCGCAAATTATCTCAAAAGTAAAGGGTAATGAGAAGATTTTAGAAGATTTAAAAGAGGTGTTTTTTATGCTGAATAAAAAATAAAAAAACGCTTGCGTTTATTTTTAAAAAATGATATACTTGGGGTAAGATAAGTGTTTTATTTAAATAAAAAAATAGGAGAGAAGATGATTTCTAGAAGCAAAACATTAATAATTGCCGCAGCTGCGGTTTTATCGGTGGTCGGGTTTAAGTCTGCTTTGGCGGCACCACAAGATGTTACTAACCAAATAAAAGTTACACCAACACAAATCAAGTCAGATGGTCGTGAATGGACTATTGAGGTTTCTGGTGTTACTGCTCATGAGGGCGACTGGGCAACTTTCCGCGCAGAGAATGTCTCATTAATTCCTGGCGGAAAAGCAGACTTAAAATACAACAATGATAAAATTGGTGAAGTTATAGTTGATAAGCAATTCAATAAAGGTCAAAACCTCAACTTTGAAACTGTTCCTCGTGATGATGAAGATGCAAAACCTGCTGCAGATATTTGGCAAGGTAAAATTATATTCAATAAAAATATTGAGAAATATACAAATTTCCGAACAACAATTTCGAACAATAACGCAAATTATTTTATCTACTCTGATCACGATGTAGTTGTGGAAACAAAGATTATCGGAACAACAACCCTTAAGGGTAATGACGTTACGGTTAAGAAGCCAAACTTGCTTGTTGTTAACAAAACACAAGTTGCGCGAGGCAGTGTATTTTTAAACACTAATGACGGAAGTTCAGTTTTTGGCCCAACTATTAATCAATCAAAGAATGAGCCAGTTAAGGCTGGAACAAAGCTAAAAATCACAATGAGTAACGATTCGCCAATTCGTTTTGATGATAAAAACTATCCAGTTGGAACAAATTTGCGGTTGGGAAGAATGCGTGAAAGTATTTCAGCATCTACTCCCGTGAACAAATATGGTGTTTATTTTGCCGGTGGTCCATCAATGGATGTAAAAATTATTTCTACATCAGATACTGAAATTGTAATTGAAGTAACTAAAGATATGCCGGCAATGGATGGTATTTATCGAAACTGGATTTCTTCAATTAAAGTTGTTGATGGTTCGAAGATTGCAAACGGCAAAATTAACGATATCAAATATACTGCCGAATTAATTGCACCAAACGGTAATACTATAGATAAATCTACTTTTAGCCAGAGCGGTGAAATTTCTGGAAGTAATGTAGAAACTTATGCTAGAATCAAGCCAGTTAAGCCAGTTAAACCAGTGGAGCCAGTTAAACCAAAGGATCCTGAAAATAAGCCAGCTGTTGTTGAACCGGCAGAACCAGCTAAAGAAGATCCTAAAAAGGAAGATGCTCCAAAGGAAATCAAGGCACCAAACACTGGTTTCGAAAAGGTTGCTAACGTATTAGCTTGGGCGGTTCCAGCTCTTGGAGTTGTTGGCGCTTTGACTGCTGTAGTTTTTCGAAAGAAACTACTTGGCTCAAAAGTTAAATTCTAAACACTTAAAACAGTTATAAAAATAGCTTTCGAAAGAGGGCTATTTTTTGTGTTTTTAGGATTTTTTTGATATAATATTAGGTAGATTTTAATGGAGGAAAAATGAAGAACGAAGACTTAATGGACAGAATTGTTAGCCTCGCGAAACGGCGTGGTTTTATTTGGCAAGGTAGTGAAGTTTATGGCGGCATGCGTGGAACTTGGGATTACGGCCCACTCGGCTTGGCGTTAAAGCGCAAAATAATGAACGAATGGTGGGAGTTTTTCGTTGAAAATCGCGAAGATATGTTTGGTGTTGATGCAGCGATTATTATGAACCCAAAAGTTTGGAAAGCTAGTGGTCATGCTGCAACTTTTGCTGATCCTTTGGTTGAGGATTTAAAAACTGGTGAGCGCTATCGAGCGGATCACCTTTTGAAAGATGCTGGAATTGAAGCCGAGGGTCTTTCGAATGAAAAAATTACTGAAATTATTCGTGAAAAAGGTTTGAAATCGCCAAAAGGCAATGATTTGAGTGACGTTCGTAGCTTTAACATGATGTTCCAGACTAATGTTGGCGCAGTTGTTAATGAAAACTCTGTAGCTTATCTTCGCCCAGAAACTGCTCAGGGAATTTTTACGAACTATAAAAATGTAGTAGATGCTTTTTATCCAAGCTTGCCGTTTGGGCTTGCGCAACAGGGAAAAGCTTTTCGAAACGAGATTAGTCCGCGTGATTTTGTATTCCGTTCGCGAGAATTTGAACAAATGGAAATTGAGTATTTCGTAAAACCTGA contains these protein-coding regions:
- the recO gene encoding DNA repair protein RecO, with protein sequence MNNTRKKTLAIVLRRTDFGEADRIVNLLTPSGKVSAMARGVRRPKSKLAGGIEFFALNEVVLIEGKSEMRTLSSARMREFFGEILKDFERTEFAYQAIKTISWLCEQIESGDFFEILLTVFRSLNNFEIDLSLTKKWFNLKMAEFSGDEINLESDKNGKPLQADLTYSFDFYDKVFVEDSEGDFNANHIKFLRLMLSSQPQIISKVKGNEKILEDLKEVFFMLNKK
- a CDS encoding HAMP domain-containing histidine kinase encodes the protein MNEREFLNLVAKESSFLVAAHEMKTPLSIIRQLSLTLNDDGTEISDDERSRILRQIDITSERALRLVQDLTKISKLEDAMFELEPINSKKICCDVVSEISDVFKLHNRVIRFKNVRKNELIVANYELLRSVLMNFSDNALYSSNEKTEVEIKVSNIGEKVRISVRDFGDELPLSIWRAVKKQNHQPVQASSRPQSSGLGIFIAQSFATAMGAKIGVIRHRNGSTFYIDLNRSGQLSLL
- the prfB gene encoding peptide chain release factor 2, translated to MDRLKARTGNILDELEKASLKLNLEDKKQQLNNLESEVSNPEIWLNPSVAQEKIKKLANLKKEIHPWVVLRTQVEDIFELINLGDEDLIEEFESQICQFENDFKELQKQLLFSGEFDHGDAIVRITSGVGGTDAQDFAEMLERMYLRWSEKNEFKTEQIERSTGEEAGIKTSVFEVQGLNAYGKLRSENGVHRLVRISPFNSAGSRETSFALVEILPKIDAPEQVEIAEKDLRVDVYRSGGKGGQGVNTTDSAVRITHLPTGIVVAIQNERSQTQNKETAMNILRGKLVQMKMEQHAQNLSELQAGKSADWGSQIRNYVLNPYKLVKDTRTKYEEKDVDKVLNGEIDGFIYAFLEYSEE
- a CDS encoding glycine--tRNA ligase produces the protein MKNEDLMDRIVSLAKRRGFIWQGSEVYGGMRGTWDYGPLGLALKRKIMNEWWEFFVENREDMFGVDAAIIMNPKVWKASGHAATFADPLVEDLKTGERYRADHLLKDAGIEAEGLSNEKITEIIREKGLKSPKGNDLSDVRSFNMMFQTNVGAVVNENSVAYLRPETAQGIFTNYKNVVDAFYPSLPFGLAQQGKAFRNEISPRDFVFRSREFEQMEIEYFVKPENWESEFEKLLQLVREFLTEKMGLPKESLFELEVPAEDRAHYSKRTVDFEFNYPIGKEELMGIAYRTDFDLGNIQRASGKSMEYTDKQTREKFIPHVIEPSFGVERLLMAVLSNAYTEVESEGKTRTYLALPENLAPTKIIVAPLLKNKEALVEKAKEVYSELRKKYKNVEFDLSGKVGKVYAKADEIGVPKVVVIDFETVEGDGLVSVRNRDDASQIRVKSSEI
- a CDS encoding response regulator; translation: MKKILIIEDNVILAENFERILRKNFEISHANSAEKAILKINKRLPDLILLDILLEGHSAFALLNELQSYADTARIPVVVCSDLAAELEMESLKHFNVRDIFEKSQFQPRELRERISEIINE